Proteins co-encoded in one Pogona vitticeps strain Pit_001003342236 chromosome 9, PviZW2.1, whole genome shotgun sequence genomic window:
- the SFN gene encoding 14-3-3 protein sigma, with product MARNHQVQKAKLAEQAERYEDMADFMKTVVEDGAELSNEERNLLSVAYKNVVGCQRSAWRVISSIEHKTEEGDDKAQLVNEYREKIEKELKGVCNIVLGLLDKYLIPKAGDPESKVFYLKMKGDYFRYLAEVASGDDRKQIIDNARKAYQEAMDISKKDMQPTNPIRLGLALNFSVFHYEIANAPEEAIKLAKTTFDEAMADLHTLSEDSYKDSTLIMQLLRDNLTLWTAECSGEEAGEAGEEPKN from the coding sequence ATGGCAAGGAACCACCAAGTGCAGAAAGCCAAGCTGGCCGAACAGGCCGAGCGTTACGAGGACATGGCAGATTTCATGAAAACCGTGGTGGAAGATGGGGCTGAACTCTCCAACGAAGAGCGCAACCTGCTTTCTGTTGCCTACAAGAACGTGGTGGGCTGTCAGAGGTCTGCCTGGCGAGTCATCTCCAGCATCGAACACAAGAccgaagaaggggatgacaaagctCAGCTGGTCAACGAATATCGGGAGAAGATTGAGAAAGAGCTGAAGGGCGTCTGCAACATTGTCTTGGGTCTGCTGGACAAATATCTCATCCCGAAAGCCGGCGACCCAGAGAGCAAAGTGTTCTATTTGAAGATGAAGGGCGACTACTTCCGCTACCTGGCTGAGGTGGCCTCTGGGGATGATCGCAAGCAGATCATCGACAACGCCCGGAAAGCTTACCAGGAGGCGATGGACATCAGCAAGAAGGATATGCAACCCACAAACCCCATCCGTCTCGGCCTTGCCCTCAACTTCTCCGTCTTCCACTACGAAATCGCCAACGCTCCAGAGGAGGCCATCAAGCTGGCCAAGACGACCTTTGACGAGGCCATGGCAGACCTCCATACACTCAGCGAAGACTCCTACAAAGACAGCACCCTCATCATGCAGCTTCTCAGAGACAACCTCACATTATGGACGGCAGAGTGCTCGGGAGAAGAAGCGGGAGAGGCTGGCGAAGAGCCAAAGAACTGA